The Echeneis naucrates chromosome 10, fEcheNa1.1, whole genome shotgun sequence genome has a window encoding:
- the uvssa gene encoding UV-stimulated scaffold protein A → MMELAQRHRLSQLVEELTTSGQPQLNQDKMKEIKKICKISNNCIDHMYHLVMAQLGQEHSEIRLSAFQIASELFSRSHYFRTLLVDNFKGFLELTIETDSDQPLPPPKEVARKLRSLAIATMQSWQASYGTAYKKLALGYHFLKQVKKVDFHDTEARTVAERRREDERQRKLERIYRERVEAASRDMEESHQEIEATLTQMESCMRLLSPEFDLTDMQTMHNSTLDDEQPCCSKDLKSDRQEGGQPDVEKSGTGEKRRRLEDEREEEKRRLEAKDGEETEKEFDKGQGNKGEEEKESCDEEGPYEEDLFIRNSGLISHAYNLDLNFTPGIHLKETEDNEAVVSTLIDLYRMITTKHLPVVQGWIQVFTKARAEQQLLRKALDLKRSLEAAQQKHNELHIDYKARVRRVVKASSDLEDNDDDNDFDEVPEKEGYEPNIPEHLRVEYGLDLSPSTSAATVTRKPPAKVAVPLPQSSSFASVGHLKQLTEEEQDPTCAAATFRLLRQNLPQPADSSSDTGPSSAQKSANAPVVPFGLDLYYWGQEQPNAGKIIKAASQHQFWVPCEVEEEVENEQLLAESRSRYISFPGIFIPVSHYCKAPLGDGRLCHRQDRLKCPFHGPIIPRDQEGLPCRQEDRVIEERREKRRREEQPDWRDTALMRDIEVTTGQNLGSDRVAKKGKGKKKFPNLSDLKQRANTPRSRLQRKVFNQSTVRRVAQVMSKADQKKHDKFSNQFNYALN, encoded by the exons AATATCAAATAACTGCATTGACCACATGTACCACCTGGTGATGGCCCAACTTGGCCAAGAACACTCTGAGATTAGACTGTCAGCTTTCCAAATAGCCAGCGAGCTCTTCTCCAGGTCACACTACTTCAGGACGCTGTTGGTGGATAACTTTAAG GGGTTCTTGGAGCTGACTATTGAAACTGACTCTGACcagcccctccctcctcctaAAGAAGTAGCCAGGAAACTGAGGTCACTGGCCATCGCAACAATGCAGTCATGGCAGGCCTCGTATGGGACAGCATATAAGAAGTTAGCTCTTGGGTACCATTTCCTTAAACAGGTTAAGAAG GTTGACTTCCATGATACTGAAGCTAGGACTGTtgctgagaggaggagggaagatgagagacagaggaagttGGAGAGGATCTACAGGGAGAGAGTGGAGGCAGCCTCCAGAGACATGGAAG AGTCCCACCAGGAAATCGAAgccacactgacacagatgGAGTCCTGTATGAGGCTGCTTTCCCCTGAGTTTGACCTCACAGATATGCAAACAATGCACAACTCTACATTAGATGATGAACAGCCCTGTTGTAGCAAAGACTTGAAGAGTGACAGGCAAGAAGGAGGGCAACCAGATGTAGAAAAGAGCGggacaggagagaagagaagaaggcTTGAagatgagagggaggaggagaagaggagattGGAGGcaaaagatggagaggagacGGAGAAAGAGTTTGACAAGGGACaaggaaacaaaggagaagaggaaaaggaaagctGTGATGAAGAGGGGCCTTATGAGGAAGACTTGTTTATCCGTAACTCAGGACTTATTTCTCATGCCTACAATCTGGATCTAAATTTCACTCCTG GTATTCATTTGAAGGAGACAGAGGATAATGAGGCAGTGGTTTCCACACTGATAGACCTCTATAGAATGATAACAACCAAGCATCTGCCAGTTGTGCAGGGCTGGATTCAG GTCTTTACTAAGGCAagggcagagcagcagctgctgaggaaagccCTGGATTTGAAGAGGTCTCTGGAGGCtgcacagcagaaacacaacgAGCTTCATATTGACTACAAGGCCAGGGTCCGCAGAGTG gtgaAGGCTTCCTCAGACCTAGAGGATAATGACGATGACAATGATTTTGATGAAGTTCCAGAGAAAGAGGGATATGAGCCCAACATACCAGAGCACCTACGAGTTGAATATG GTTTGGATCTGTCTCCTTCCACCTCAGCAGCAACAGTCACAAGAAAACCTCCTGCGAAGGTAGCAGTTCCTCTCCCCCAATCCTCTTCCTTTGCCTCCGTTGGGCATCTGAAGCAGCTCACAGAAGAGGAACAGGATCCAACTTGTGCAGCTGCAACATTTCGGCTCCTCAGACAGAACCTGCCTCAGCCAGCAGACTCCAG CAGCGACACTGGACCCAGTTCAGCTCAGAAATCTGCTAATGCGCCTGTGGTTCCATTTGGTTTAGACCTGTACTACTGGGGTCAGGAGCAGCCCAATGCTGGCAAAATCATcaa GGCCGCTTCCCAGCATCAGTTTTGGGTTCCCtgtgaggtggaggaggaggtggagaatgAGCAGCTGCTGGCAGAGAGCAGGAGCAGATACATCTCCTTCCCAGGGATCTTCATTCCTGTGAGCCATTACTGCAAAGCTCCACTTGGGGATGGCAGGCTGTGTCATAGGCAGGACCGGCTCAAG TGTCCTTTCCATGGCCCAATCATTCCTCGGGACCAGGAGGGTCTACCTTGCAGGCAGGAAGACCGAGTGATTGAGGAGCgaagggagaagaggaggagggaggagcagcCAG ACTGGCGTGATACAGCGCTGATGCGAGACATTGAGGTGACCACAGGTCAGAACCTTGGCTCTGACAGAGTGGCtaaaaaagggaaagggaagaagaagTTCCCCAACCTCAGTGATTTGAAACAAAGGGCTAACACGCCGCGCTCCAGGCTGCAAAGAAAAGTCTTCAACCA gAGCACCGTGCGCAGAGTGGCTCAGGTAATGAGTAAAGCTGACCAAAAGAAACACGACAAGTTCTCCAATCAGTTCAACTATGCTCTGAACTGA